One region of Vibrio cidicii genomic DNA includes:
- the trpS gene encoding tryptophan--tRNA ligase, with protein MQTTQTETQSETILTGDRATGPLHLGHYVGSLQQRVALQSIHQQTILVADMQGLTDNAHQPEKVSSNILNVVADYLAVGIDPQQTTICLQSQLPALAELTMYYSNLVSIARLERNPTVKNEIHSKGFGRSIPAGFLTYPISQAADISAFRATLVPVGDDQLPMLEQTNEIVRKINSLAGSEVLLECRALLSNAPRLPSTDGKNKMSKSLGNAINLGASEQEIRAAVKSMYTDPNHLRVDDPGQIEGNVVFTYLDAFHPDHAYVAQLKEQYQRGGLGDGTTKKILEECLQELLKPIRERRQCYLDDKAQLIEILRLGSQIAQEKTAQVLIDVRGVFGLNLF; from the coding sequence ATGCAAACAACACAAACTGAAACCCAAAGCGAAACCATTTTAACCGGCGATAGAGCCACAGGGCCGCTGCACCTTGGTCACTATGTCGGCTCGTTGCAACAGCGCGTCGCGCTGCAAAGCATTCATCAGCAGACCATTTTAGTAGCCGATATGCAGGGGCTGACCGATAACGCCCATCAACCGGAGAAGGTGTCGAGCAATATTTTGAATGTGGTCGCCGACTACTTGGCGGTGGGCATTGATCCTCAGCAAACCACCATCTGTTTGCAGTCGCAATTGCCCGCGTTGGCAGAGCTGACCATGTATTACAGCAATCTCGTTTCCATCGCCCGCTTGGAAAGAAACCCGACAGTGAAAAATGAGATCCACAGCAAAGGCTTTGGCCGTTCCATTCCAGCGGGCTTTTTGACCTATCCGATCTCACAGGCGGCTGACATCAGCGCGTTTCGCGCCACGCTGGTTCCTGTGGGAGACGATCAACTGCCGATGCTGGAACAAACTAACGAAATTGTACGCAAGATCAACAGCCTGGCAGGAAGCGAGGTGCTGCTTGAGTGTCGTGCGCTGCTGAGCAATGCGCCGCGTTTACCCAGCACTGATGGCAAAAACAAGATGTCTAAATCCTTGGGTAACGCCATCAATCTTGGTGCCAGTGAGCAAGAGATCCGCGCGGCGGTCAAATCGATGTACACCGATCCTAACCACTTACGCGTTGACGATCCGGGGCAAATCGAAGGCAACGTGGTGTTTACTTATCTGGATGCTTTTCATCCCGATCATGCCTATGTCGCTCAGTTGAAAGAGCAGTATCAGCGCGGTGGTCTGGGCGATGGTACGACCAAGAAAATACTGGAAGAGTGTTTACAAGAGCTGCTCAAACCGATCCGCGAGCGCCGCCAGTGTTACTTGGATGACAAAGCACAGTTGATTGAGATACTGCGCTTGGGCAGCCAGATTGCGCAAGAGAAAACTGCGCAAGTGCTTATCGATGTCCGCGGTGTGTTTGGTTTGAATCTGTTCTGA
- a CDS encoding DUF2938 domain-containing protein: METMIGLQVIFIGLGATLLMDSWSWIQRNVFGIASLNYALVARWILWIPKGKWMHRTILQTPKVAGEQLFGWLLHYAIGIAFAFLLIGWKGGYWLADPSLNDAVVIGMATLCVPFLLIQPCLGFGVAASKTPMPWRARVLSFITHLVYGSGLFISTQLLRWITA, encoded by the coding sequence ATGGAAACGATGATCGGGTTGCAAGTGATTTTTATTGGCCTTGGAGCAACACTACTCATGGACAGTTGGTCGTGGATTCAACGTAATGTATTTGGCATTGCATCGCTCAATTATGCCTTAGTTGCGCGCTGGATTCTGTGGATCCCAAAGGGAAAATGGATGCATCGCACCATTTTACAAACGCCCAAAGTGGCGGGTGAACAACTGTTCGGATGGTTACTGCATTACGCGATTGGCATCGCCTTCGCCTTCCTTCTCATCGGGTGGAAGGGCGGATATTGGCTTGCTGACCCGTCTTTAAACGATGCCGTTGTCATCGGCATGGCGACCTTGTGTGTGCCATTTTTGCTGATTCAGCCTTGCTTGGGATTTGGTGTGGCCGCCAGTAAAACGCCAATGCCTTGGCGAGCACGTGTTTTAAGCTTTATCACCCATCTGGTTTATGGCTCCGGGCTGTTTATCAGTACTCAATTACTGCGCTGGATAACGGCGTGA
- a CDS encoding helix-turn-helix domain-containing protein, whose protein sequence is MDIAEVAKQSGLPPSTLRYYEKLGLIISIGRSGLRRQYAPNVLEKLNLISLGRLAGLSLNDITAMLATSSQDALVLDRDMLNNKAQEIDVQIKRLKAVRDSLHHVANCPHSSHLACPSFQKLMKSVKRHLPELR, encoded by the coding sequence ATGGATATTGCCGAAGTTGCCAAGCAGTCTGGCCTTCCACCTTCAACGCTGCGCTACTACGAAAAGTTAGGACTGATTATTTCGATTGGACGAAGTGGGCTAAGACGCCAATACGCACCCAACGTACTGGAGAAACTGAACTTGATTTCTCTGGGAAGGTTGGCTGGATTATCACTCAACGACATTACCGCTATGCTAGCGACATCATCGCAAGATGCGCTGGTTCTTGATCGCGATATGCTAAATAACAAAGCCCAAGAGATAGATGTACAGATCAAACGGCTCAAAGCAGTGAGAGACAGTTTACATCACGTCGCCAACTGCCCTCACTCTTCTCATTTGGCCTGTCCTTCATTCCAAAAATTGATGAAATCGGTAAAGCGTCATTTGCCCGAGTTGAGGTAA
- a CDS encoding carboxymuconolactone decarboxylase family protein, translating into MTLRANYFGLAAKGMQILLEQENYLQEQFRASETVTVKIWELVKLRVSQINQCAFCIDMHSKDAMAAGESVERLLGLNAWRDMPLYTDSEIAALEWAEHLTAGKTVDAECYDKVVSAFGEKTLVDLTIAINAINSWNRIVKVFKPKVGSYKPQ; encoded by the coding sequence ATGACTTTACGTGCCAATTACTTCGGGCTTGCCGCCAAAGGAATGCAGATTCTGCTCGAGCAGGAAAACTATTTGCAAGAGCAGTTTCGTGCTTCCGAAACCGTGACGGTAAAAATTTGGGAGCTGGTCAAACTGCGCGTATCGCAGATCAACCAGTGCGCTTTTTGTATCGATATGCACAGCAAAGACGCGATGGCGGCTGGCGAAAGTGTGGAACGTCTATTAGGGTTAAACGCTTGGCGTGACATGCCTTTATATACAGATAGCGAAATCGCCGCACTAGAGTGGGCTGAACATTTAACGGCGGGAAAAACGGTCGACGCTGAGTGTTATGATAAAGTGGTCAGTGCGTTCGGTGAAAAAACCTTGGTTGATTTGACCATCGCCATCAACGCCATTAACAGTTGGAATCGTATTGTGAAAGTGTTTAAACCCAAGGTAGGCAGCTATAAACCACAGTAA
- a CDS encoding helix-turn-helix domain-containing protein → MSALVQGIWSASVCERHSEPVIKPLYTDAGSGIVFHLGGEVTLGAKRLTHGVLLSPVEKQSQQITLFPGATLAGIRFHPAIGYGVLGQHFCHLTLLERQEDLRYRLYDLYDKLQSHSDNASRIDTLYTWLSDNVQRTDLIPNSLEQALECIQLDVSPGGLGEQTALSQRQIERLFKHWMEMTPKQYQRILRVKKAIDYLRQHKKASLVEVSQQFGFSDQAHMTREFRAIARITPGKL, encoded by the coding sequence TTGTCTGCGTTGGTGCAAGGCATTTGGTCGGCTTCTGTCTGCGAACGGCACAGCGAGCCTGTCATAAAGCCTCTGTACACCGATGCGGGCAGCGGCATTGTGTTCCATCTTGGCGGCGAAGTAACACTGGGAGCAAAGCGGCTCACCCACGGCGTACTGCTCTCGCCTGTAGAAAAACAATCGCAGCAGATAACGCTCTTTCCCGGCGCGACACTAGCCGGCATCCGCTTTCATCCAGCCATCGGTTATGGCGTGTTAGGCCAGCATTTTTGCCATTTAACCTTACTCGAAAGGCAAGAGGATCTGCGCTATCGCCTGTATGACTTATACGACAAACTGCAATCACACAGCGACAACGCAAGCCGGATTGACACGCTTTACACATGGCTTAGCGACAATGTTCAACGCACGGATCTCATCCCAAACTCACTGGAGCAAGCACTCGAGTGCATTCAGCTTGATGTCTCCCCCGGAGGCTTAGGCGAACAAACGGCTTTAAGCCAACGGCAAATCGAACGCCTGTTTAAACATTGGATGGAAATGACACCCAAGCAGTATCAGCGCATTTTAAGAGTGAAAAAGGCCATCGACTATCTACGCCAGCATAAGAAGGCTAGCCTTGTGGAGGTTTCACAACAGTTTGGTTTTAGTGATCAAGCCCATATGACGCGCGAATTTCGCGCAATCGCGCGGATAACGCCCGGAAAACTTTGA
- a CDS encoding cold-shock protein: MSNNTTGLVKWFNETKGFGFITPDNGGADLFVHFRSITSNGFKTLAEGQKVSFSIEQGNKGPQAANVTVL; the protein is encoded by the coding sequence ATGTCAAATAATACAACTGGCCTAGTTAAATGGTTTAACGAAACTAAAGGTTTTGGCTTTATCACTCCAGATAACGGTGGTGCTGATCTGTTTGTTCACTTCCGTTCTATCACAAGCAACGGTTTCAAAACTCTAGCTGAAGGTCAAAAAGTATCTTTCAGTATCGAACAAGGCAACAAAGGCCCACAAGCGGCTAACGTTACTGTTCTATAA